From uncultured Flavobacterium sp., one genomic window encodes:
- a CDS encoding methylated-DNA--[protein]-cysteine S-methyltransferase, giving the protein METAYINSPLEITKIVGDEDGVSVISVSDVGANEVSQEIPDILKEPVLQLQEYFDKKRTDFSFKLNPKGTEFQQKVWKSLLEIPYGKTISYMDQTKKLGDVKAIRAVASANGKNPLWIVVPCHRVIGTNGSLTGYAGGLSRKKWLLEHENPSTQQSLF; this is encoded by the coding sequence AAACAGCTTATATCAATTCGCCTTTAGAAATTACTAAAATCGTTGGAGATGAAGACGGTGTTTCTGTAATCTCTGTTTCGGATGTAGGAGCAAATGAAGTTTCGCAAGAAATTCCAGATATTCTAAAAGAACCCGTTTTGCAACTTCAGGAATATTTCGACAAGAAAAGAACCGATTTCAGTTTCAAACTAAACCCAAAAGGAACCGAGTTTCAGCAAAAAGTATGGAAATCTCTCTTAGAAATTCCATACGGAAAAACCATAAGCTACATGGACCAAACTAAAAAACTAGGCGATGTAAAAGCGATTCGAGCCGTTGCATCTGCCAATGGTAAAAATCCGTTATGGATTGTTGTTCCTTGTCATCGCGTGATTGGTACAAATGGCTCACTAACTGGTTACGCCGGCGGTTTGTCTCGAAAAAAATGGCTTTTAGAACATGAAAATCCAAGTACTCAACAAAGCCTGTTTTAA
- a CDS encoding 3'-5' exonuclease, producing MIEKINLNNILFLDIETVPEEENFNSLDAEMQSLWDHKTQYQRKDDFTPEEFYDRAGIWAEFGKIICISVGYFMVKGDVRNFRVTSFFGDEKKILKDFNNLLNNHFNQPQHLLCGHNAKEFDIPFIARRMIINQIAIPDKLNLFGKKPWEIAHLDTLELWKFGDYKHFTSLKLLTKILGVPSPKGDIDGSQVGHVYYVEKDIDRIITYCEKDTIAVAQVFLRLRREDLLIEEEIIHV from the coding sequence ATGATTGAAAAAATAAACCTTAATAACATCCTTTTCCTTGATATTGAAACTGTTCCGGAGGAGGAAAATTTTAATTCGCTTGACGCGGAAATGCAATCACTTTGGGATCATAAAACGCAATACCAGCGAAAAGATGATTTTACTCCGGAAGAATTTTACGATCGCGCCGGAATTTGGGCCGAGTTTGGAAAAATCATCTGCATTTCGGTTGGATATTTTATGGTTAAAGGTGATGTCAGAAATTTTAGAGTAACATCGTTTTTTGGTGATGAAAAGAAGATTCTAAAAGACTTCAATAATCTATTGAACAATCATTTCAATCAGCCACAGCATCTTTTGTGCGGACATAATGCAAAGGAATTTGATATTCCGTTTATTGCCCGAAGAATGATCATTAACCAAATTGCAATTCCGGACAAGCTGAACTTATTCGGTAAAAAACCTTGGGAAATTGCCCACTTAGATACTTTAGAATTATGGAAATTTGGCGACTATAAACATTTCACCTCTTTAAAATTGCTGACTAAGATTCTTGGGGTTCCATCGCCAAAAGGCGATATCGACGGAAGTCAGGTCGGCCATGTTTATTACGTAGAAAAAGACATCGACCGAATTATAACATATTGTGAAAAAGATACGATTGCCGTAGCGCAGGTTTTCCTTCGCTTGCGCAGGGAAGATTTATTGATCGAGGAAGAGATTATTCATGTTTAA